The following proteins are encoded in a genomic region of Protaetiibacter sp. SSC-01:
- a CDS encoding methionine ABC transporter ATP-binding protein: MSTAISFEHVSKSFEVDGRRVEALRSVDLEVARGDIFGIVGYSGAGKSTLLRTVNALERPTSGRVVVDGREISSLTGTELWRARRGIGMIFQQFNLLNSRTVYGNIAYPLALSGLGKDAVLDRVEELLDFVGLADKALAYPSQLSGGQKQRVGIARALATRPDILISDESTSALDPETTGEVLELLQRVNEEYLVTILLVTHEIDVIRQIANRVAVMDSGRVVEHGTVYDVFSNPQNPTTRRFVSSVLHHEPSPATLESIRAVHRGRIVQIHVENRESNDPFLSRVARTHGVDFNVVYGGIDELQSRLFGSLTVELLGDDDAVDAAIGDLRSITAVREVAHA, encoded by the coding sequence ATGAGCACGGCCATCTCGTTCGAGCACGTCTCGAAGAGCTTCGAGGTCGACGGGCGCCGCGTGGAGGCGCTGCGCTCCGTCGACCTCGAGGTCGCGCGTGGCGACATCTTCGGCATCGTCGGCTACTCGGGTGCCGGGAAGTCGACCCTGCTGCGCACCGTCAACGCGCTCGAGCGTCCCACGAGCGGCCGCGTCGTCGTCGACGGGCGCGAGATCTCGTCGCTCACCGGGACCGAGCTGTGGAGGGCCCGGCGCGGCATCGGGATGATCTTCCAGCAGTTCAACCTGCTGAACTCGCGCACCGTCTACGGCAACATCGCGTACCCCCTCGCGCTCTCCGGGCTCGGGAAGGATGCCGTGCTCGACCGCGTCGAGGAGCTGCTCGACTTCGTGGGGCTCGCCGACAAGGCGCTCGCCTACCCGTCGCAGCTCTCGGGCGGGCAGAAGCAGCGCGTCGGGATCGCACGGGCCCTCGCGACGCGCCCCGACATCCTCATCTCCGACGAGTCGACGAGCGCGCTCGACCCGGAGACGACGGGCGAGGTGCTCGAGCTGCTGCAGCGCGTCAACGAGGAGTACCTCGTGACGATCCTGCTCGTCACGCACGAGATCGACGTGATCCGCCAGATCGCGAACCGCGTCGCCGTCATGGACAGCGGCCGCGTCGTCGAGCACGGCACCGTGTACGACGTCTTCTCGAACCCGCAGAACCCCACGACGCGGCGCTTCGTCTCGTCGGTGCTGCACCACGAGCCGTCCCCCGCGACGCTCGAGAGCATCCGGGCCGTGCACCGCGGCCGCATCGTGCAGATCCACGTCGAGAACCGCGAGTCGAACGACCCGTTCCTCTCGCGCGTCGCCCGCACCCACGGCGTCGACTTCAACGTGGTCTACGGCGGCATCGACGAGCTGCAGTCGCGGCTCTTCGGCAGCCTCACGGTCGAGCTGCTCGGCGACGACGACGCCGTGGACGCCGCGATCGGCGACCTGCGCTCGATCACGGCCGTGCGGGAGGTCGCGCATGCGTGA
- a CDS encoding methionine ABC transporter permease, producing the protein MREFDLDAFVPRFVKALGETGLMVGVSFGVAGVVGVLIALWLYASRPGNILENRIVYTVLGAIINIVRPVPFIIVAIAVVGLTRLIYGTSLGPLAASFPLAIVASVAIARVIESNLVAVNPGAVEAGTAMGASPVRVLFTIVIPEQLGPLVLGLTYILVALVDASAVAGAIGGGGLGNLALQYGWARFDYTVILIVVLTLVVIVQLVQAVGNRIARKVMH; encoded by the coding sequence ATGCGTGAGTTCGACCTCGACGCCTTCGTGCCCCGCTTCGTCAAGGCGCTCGGCGAGACGGGGCTCATGGTGGGCGTGTCGTTCGGCGTCGCGGGCGTCGTCGGGGTGCTCATCGCCCTGTGGCTCTACGCCTCGCGCCCCGGCAACATCCTCGAGAACCGCATCGTCTACACGGTGCTGGGTGCGATCATCAACATCGTGCGGCCCGTGCCGTTCATCATCGTCGCGATCGCCGTCGTCGGCCTCACGCGGCTCATCTACGGCACGAGCCTCGGGCCGCTCGCGGCATCGTTCCCGCTCGCCATCGTCGCGAGCGTCGCCATCGCGCGTGTGATCGAGTCCAACCTCGTGGCCGTCAACCCCGGCGCCGTCGAGGCCGGCACGGCGATGGGCGCGAGCCCCGTGCGCGTGCTCTTCACGATCGTGATCCCCGAGCAGCTCGGCCCGCTCGTGCTCGGGCTCACCTACATCCTCGTCGCGCTCGTCGACGCGAGCGCCGTCGCGGGCGCGATCGGCGGCGGCGGGCTCGGCAACCTCGCGCTCCAGTACGGCTGGGCGCGATTCGACTACACGGTGATCCTGATCGTCGTGCTCACGCTCGTGGTGATCGTGCAGCTCGTGCAGGCGGTCGGCAACCGGATCGCCCGGAAGGTGATGCATTGA
- a CDS encoding acyl-CoA dehydrogenase family protein has protein sequence MTQFSREAFGAFLDRIAPGAAQRERERRLLHDELDELRGLGFGALRVPAAHGGADIPLEQLFAHLIDLSAADASLGHVWRGHVAFVEALRAQGDGAPAHWYERIVAGQFVGNAQSERQETARLETRLERDGDALLLSGTKYYTTGSIYADWIHLSALDGDERVAVTVSSLHDGVRSIDDWDGFGQPLTGSGTTVFERVPVHPDDVVASDTDAARWHLLGSVFQLSLLAVIAGIAQRALDDTIEFVVPRRRTFGFAGETLPREDPLVQLVVGELSVAASTARRLVLSVAAELGDAVDAGADADELQRLQFEVFRLQEVVPRLVLEAATRLFEVGGASALGTERALDRHWRNVRTIASHNPVIQRTRALGQHALTGTLPEWKAPGA, from the coding sequence TTGACCCAGTTCTCCCGAGAGGCCTTCGGGGCGTTCCTCGACCGGATCGCCCCCGGCGCCGCCCAGCGCGAGAGGGAGCGCCGCCTGCTCCACGACGAGCTCGACGAGCTGCGCGGGCTCGGCTTCGGTGCGCTCCGCGTGCCCGCCGCGCACGGCGGCGCCGACATCCCGCTCGAGCAGCTCTTCGCCCACCTCATCGACCTGTCGGCGGCGGATGCGAGCCTCGGCCACGTGTGGCGCGGCCACGTCGCGTTCGTCGAGGCGCTGCGGGCGCAGGGCGACGGCGCCCCCGCCCACTGGTACGAGCGCATCGTCGCCGGCCAGTTCGTGGGCAACGCCCAGTCGGAGCGCCAGGAGACCGCGCGCCTCGAGACGCGCCTCGAGCGCGACGGCGACGCGCTGCTCCTGAGCGGCACGAAGTACTACACGACGGGCAGCATCTACGCCGACTGGATCCACCTCTCGGCCCTCGACGGCGACGAGCGCGTCGCCGTCACGGTGTCGTCGCTCCACGACGGCGTGCGCTCGATCGACGACTGGGACGGCTTCGGCCAGCCCCTCACGGGCAGCGGCACGACCGTCTTCGAGCGCGTGCCGGTGCACCCGGATGACGTGGTCGCCTCCGACACCGACGCCGCGCGGTGGCACCTGCTCGGCTCCGTCTTCCAGCTGAGCCTGCTCGCCGTCATCGCGGGCATCGCCCAGCGGGCGCTCGACGACACGATCGAGTTCGTCGTGCCCCGTCGCCGCACCTTCGGCTTCGCGGGTGAGACCCTCCCGCGCGAGGACCCGCTCGTGCAGCTCGTCGTCGGGGAGCTGAGCGTCGCGGCGAGCACGGCGCGCCGCCTCGTGCTCTCGGTCGCGGCCGAGCTCGGCGACGCGGTCGATGCGGGAGCGGATGCCGACGAGCTGCAGCGCCTGCAGTTCGAGGTGTTCCGCCTGCAGGAGGTCGTGCCGCGGCTCGTGCTCGAGGCGGCGACGCGCCTCTTCGAGGTGGGCGGCGCATCCGCCCTCGGCACCGAGCGCGCGCTCGACCGGCACTGGCGCAACGTGCGCACGATCGCGTCGCATAACCCCGTCATCCAGCGCACGCGGGCCCTCGGCCAGCACGCGCTCACCGGCACGCTGCCCGAGTGGAAGGCGCCCGGCGCATGA